One genomic window of Dunckerocampus dactyliophorus isolate RoL2022-P2 chromosome 7, RoL_Ddac_1.1, whole genome shotgun sequence includes the following:
- the si:dkey-262k9.2 gene encoding uncharacterized protein si:dkey-262k9.2 codes for MMRLLLLCLLLPTATVFSDEFEGSAVDGLDDEDSFEENEIIEVQDRGGSGTFVDKTKGEEETSDQFTLIVIIVAVSMLTLSVAAIVAVIFVRRRMHKQQQGIYSVPTEQDQKGAV; via the exons ATGATGCGATTGTTGCTCCTGTGTCTGCTGCTGCCTACCGCTACTG TTTTTTCAGATGAGTTTGAAGGATCAGCCGTTGATG GTCTGGATGATGAGGACTCATTTGAGGAAAATG AGATTATTGAGGTCCAGGACAGAGGTGGTTCTGGCACGTTTGTTGATAAAACCAAAGGTGAAGAAGAAACATCAG ATCAGTTCACTCTGATTGTCATCATTGTTGCTGTGAGCATGTTGACTCTTTCAGTTGCAGCAATAGTTG CTGTAATATTCGTAAGACGCCGCATGCACAAACAACAGCAAGG GATTTATTCTGTACCTACAGAGCAGGACCAGAAAGGGGCAGTCTAG